GTGATGAGGACGGGCACGTCCGTGCAGGCCACCTGCCGGATCTTTTCCTTCAGCGCGCGCATGCCGGGGCTGTCCCCAGTCAGGGCCAGGGCCGCCGGGGGCAGGGTGTCGTTCTTCAGGTAGGCGTTCTCGATCTCCAGCTGCCGCTTCAGGCGGTTCAGTTCCTCAAAGGCCTGGGCATTGGCGATGGAGACCGCCAGATAGTCCGCGATCATGCGCAGGCGGTCCATGGCCTGCGCGTCCTGCACCTCGCGGCTGAAGACCGCGAAGACCCCCAGCACGCGGCGCCGGTGCAGCAGCGGCTGGCCCAGGAAGGTGCGGATGCCTTCCTGCCGGATCCAGCCGGGCGAGGTCACCCAGTCCATGTCCGGGCGGACATCGTCCACATGATAGGCGGTGCCTGACTGGGCGATGAGCCCCACCTTGCCCAGACCCAGGGAAAAACGGCTGTGGTCGCCGTCCAGTCCGGTCCAGACATGTCCGTCCACGCGGGAGCGCCCGGTACTGGCCGCCAGCCGCAGGCACTGGCGATGGTCGCGGCAGTCGTAGAAATGGCGGCAGCTGGCGCAGAGGCTCGGCTCGGTCGGTTCCAGCAGCCAGATGCGGCACAGAGCCACGTCCTGCCGGGCGGCGAAGGTCGCCGCCACCAGGCGGAAGATCTGGTCCAGCGACTGGCAGCGGGCCATCTCCAGCAGCAGGGCCCGGGTCTGGACCATATCCTGTTCAGGGACCGGGGGCCCGGCAGGAAGGTCCGGTATGGCGCTGGTGCGGGGGAAAGCTGGATGATCGTGCATGGTCTCTCCGTCTGGTGGCTGCCGTGCCCGGAACTCATGGGCCGCGGGGAGGCCGCTCCCTGCGGCGGCCCGCGCCCGTGTCCGGGCGGGCAAGGGCTGGCTGTTTTTCGGCATGTCGCAGCCACAGACTACTGATGACGGAAGGCTTTTTCAACGAAAAATAGTTGAAGTGGTGGCCAGGTGGCTCACGCATTGGCACGGGACATCCTTTTTCATGGGCAGACGTGCCGGTCGTTCCGCCATATGCGGGACGGAGCGGGCTGTCTGTCATGGGGCGTGCCGTGAAGTGCCATGAGCGTGGGGAAGGGCGCGGCTGGTGCCGGTGCCATGAGCGAGGAAGGATGAGCTGTGGCTGTGTGCCCTTGCCGGAAAGACCGGGAAAAAGGCCGGAGACGGCACGGCGCGGTGCGGGAGTGGCAAGGCTTCCACCACCGCCGGGGGGCCGCCGAGGCCGGTACGGCGGAGGACGGGAGGGATGCCGGGCCGACGGTCCTGGATGCGCGGAAGGCCACAGGGTCTCAGGGAGAGGATCTAGGAAAAGGATCTGCGGGCGGGCGAAAAAACAAGAAATGCCACAACAGGAGTTGCGGCATTTCTTGAGAAAGGAGTCGAAGCTCCAATGGCCTTTGCAAACGCACAGACGTCGCGGTCGGGGCGTTCAAAAGCCGAAGACGGGAAGACTAGTCTTCGCCTTCGGTGTGGGCCTGCTTGCCAGCGCCCTTGAGGCCGTACATGGTGGTGGAGCCGGAAGACCAGAATTCCAGGACTTCTTCGTTCACCAGCTTGGTGAGGATCTTCTTCACTTCGCGGGGGCCCTTGTCGGGGAACAGGTCCGTGAAGTCCTTGAAGTAGAACTTGGACTTGGAAGCGGACTTGCTCTTCAGGAAGTCGACAACAACGTCTTTTTCGTCAGCCATGGTTTTTCTCCTGAACCCGGCGGCGCCGCAAAGCGCCGCCGGGGTATTTTCAAGCTCGGCTTAGAACTTGAACTGGGTGCTCTGACGCCAGGTGTAGTAAGCCGGATCGCGGAAGTCGTCGATCAGGTGATGGGTGAACTGCAGACCGGTCAGCTTGAAGAAGCTTTCCCAGCCGATGCGTTCGGCCCAGTCGCCCAGACGTTCGTACTTGTTGGCGTTGGCGGCGTAGACTTCGACGATGTGCTTCACCGTCTTGGTCAGGCTGGGCCAGCGGGGAGGTTCGTTGGGGATGTAGCCCACGACCACCTTGGAGAACTTGGGCATGCTGATGCGGTTGGACACCTTGCCGCCCACCATGATGGCGATGCCGTCGCCTTCGTGGTCGGCGATGGGCAGGGCGGGGCACATGGTGTAGCAGTTGCCGCAGTACATGCAGCGGTCTTCCTTGATGGCGATGGAGTTCACCTTCTGGCCGTTGTGTTCCACCTTGGTGGGACGGACGGCAGCGGTGGGGCAGGCGGCCACGGCCAGCGGGATTTCGCACAGCTGGTCGGCCCATTCGTGGTCGATCATGGGCGGTTTGCGGTGGATGCCCACCAGGCCGATGTCGGAGCAGTGCACGGCGCCGCACATGTTGATGCAGCAGGCCAGGGCGATGCGCACGGGAGCGGGCAGACGCATGTCCTTGAAGTCGTCAAAGATGGCGTCCATCACGCATTTCACCGGGCCGGAGGCGTCGGTGGCGGGGGTGTGGCAGTGCACCCAGCCCTGGGTGTGCACCATGTTGCTGATGCCGGCGCCGGTGCCGCCCACGGGGAACTTGAAGGAACCGCCGTCGAACTTGCGGCTGTTCAGGTCGTCGCGCAGGGCCTTCATGGTGGCTTCGTCTTCCACCATGAACTCGATGTTGTTACGGGTGGTCCAGCGCAGGTAGCCGCCGCAGTACTTGTCGGCGATGTCGCAGATCTCGCGGATGTGGGTGATGGACATGGTGCGGGTGCCGCCCACGCGGACGGTGTACACCTTGTCGCCGCCTTCGGCCACGTGCATCAGCACGCCGGGCTCAAGAATTTCGTGGTACAGCCACTTGCCGAAATTCTTTTTGATGACCGGCGGGAAGTATTCGTCGTACTTGTGGGGGCCGATGTCGGTAATGCGGCCTTCCATCGGTTTGGCGGGATTGTACCCGGAAGAAATAAAAGCCATGTTCTTCTCCCCCTTAAACTAGCGTTGATGGCGTTTGCGGAATTCAGCCAGGTCGCGGGTCCAGCCGCCGGGCACTTCTTCTTCCTTGAAGAAGATGTACGGGTTGGAGCGGGGAGCCGTGACGTGGTACGGAGCGGCTTCGGTGTCGGTGACTTCGAGCAGCTTCTGGAAGGAAAGACGCTTCATGGTCTCGCCCACGCGTTCGCGGTTCTTGCCTTCTTCCATCCACCAGTCCCAAATCTTTTCGATGACTTCCTTGATTTCATCGTAGGGAGCTTCACAGGAGATGAAGGGCACCAGCAGCGAACCCATCTGGGCGCCGTCCACCACGGGGGCCTTGGCGCCCACCAGGATGCTGGCGCCGCGTTCGTCACCGATGTGCAGGGCGCGGGGCATGGTGTTGATGCAGTGCATGCAGCGCACGCAGTCGGCGGTCTTGATGGACAGCTTGCTGCCGTCCCAGCTCATGCACTTGGAGGGGCAGCGGTCCACCACTTCGGCCTGGATGTCGAACTTGCCCCAGTCACGACCGGCATGGGCACCGGCGTTGGGTTTGAATTCGCCGCCCACGTAGGCTTTCACGGCGTCCTGGTCGATCTTGATGTCGTCCTTCCAGGTACCCACCACAGCGAAGTCGGAACGGGCCATGGCGCACACGCAACCGTTGGGGCAGCCGTCGAACTTGAACTTGAACTTGTAGGGGAAGGCGGGACGGTGCAGTTCGTCCTGGTAGTCCTGGGTCAGCTGGTAGCACATGTCCTGGGTGTTGTAGCAGGCATATTCGCAGCGGGACTGGCCGAGGCAGGCTTCGGGGGTACGCAGGTTGGAGCCGGAACCACCGAGGTCGACATGCAGCTTGTGGGTCAGGTCGTGGAAGACTTCTTCCAGCTGCGGGGTCTGGGTGCCCAGGAGCACGATGTCACCGGTGGAGCCGTGCATGTTGGTCATGCCGGAACCGCGCAGGTCCCAGATGTCGCACAGGTCACGCAGGAATTTGGTGTGGTAGTATTTGGCAGCGGGCTGGGCCACACGCATGGTGTGGAAGTGGGCCACGCCGGGGAACTTTTCGGGCTGGTCGCAGTAACGGCCGATGACGCCGCCGCCGTAACCGAACACGCCCACGATGCCGCCGTGCTTCCAGTGGGTTTCCTTTTCTTCGTAGGAAAGTTCCAGCACACCGAGCAGGTCTTCGGGGGCGTCAGCGGGGATCTGATAGTCCAGCCCGTCCGGATTGGCCGCGCGGTGAGCCGCTTCCTGTTTGATGTCGGACACGAAGCTCGGCCAGGGGCCGGTTTCAAGCTGGTCCAACAGGGGGGTTGCATGTTTCGCCATTGCCATACCTCCACATGGTTTGTTGTATCACATCGCGTGATGTGCCTTCGTCATGACGCTTGGGGCCGGAGTAGCCCGGAACCGCACACGACAAAACGCCGCCGGGGCGGCCTCGTCTTGCGGCCTGCACACGCGAGTGGTGTGCCGCCCCAGGTGCTGTTCCCTGTCCGGCGTAGTCAGACGGGGGATCGCAGGCGCAGCAGCAGACGCTGTTGGACGTCCGGCACTGCGGGCTGCAATGCAGTTCTGCTTCTTTTAGCGTATTTCTTTGGCGATGACAACCGCTGTTTCTTGTGATTGACCGCTTTTTCACAGCACAGTCACAATACGGGCTTCGCAGGCGTGGTGTCCGTATGTTCCGGCCAATTATGTGAAAAAAATATCATATCAGGGGCCGGAAAACGCGCGTCATGCGGGCCCCGCGGTCACGCCGCATGCGGGGACCGTCCCCGGCAGGGCGCCGCCGCCCCGCCCGGGAGCGCGGGACGTGCCCGCCTTGGCAAAAAAGGCATTAGCGGCTATGGTGCGGGCAGCGATCACCGGCCGCCCGGGAGCGGCCCACCAAGGAAAAAAGCATGAAAGACGAGCGTGGTTTGTACTATTTCCCCAATGCCGCGGACCACAGGGCCCGCATGTATGTGCGGCGCGGCGAGGACGGCGGCGTGCAGTTCCGCCTCTGGCAGGCCGATCACCCCGATGTCTGGGACCGCCACCAGTGGCTGGACCTGCGGGTCATCGAGGATGCGGCGCGTCTGTACCGTGAGGAGCGCAACGCCGATGCCGATCCCCTCAAGCTCTATGACGCGGCCGTGGCCCGTGCCCTGCTGGAGGAGGCCGGCCTGTGAACGGGCGCTGGTCGCCGGAACGCAAGGCCTTTTTAGTGCGCGACCTGGTGCGCGACTACTGCCAGGTCTATGAGGGGCTGGAAGAGCAGCGCCGCCGCTTCGACCACGAGGGCGCCGTCTCGTATTCGTCCATCCGTGACCTTCTGGGCGAGGCCATGCGCAAGGGCGTGTTCTGGCGCCTCAAGGACACGGCGCACCATCTGTTCCGCAACAGCCAGTCCCAGACGCCGGACAAGGACGCCATCCTGCTCTGGCAGTATTCCGGCAGCCGCCATCCTGACGGCCTGGTCAGCCAGCAGCCGGTGGAGGCGCTCATCGACTGGTGCGTGGGCTACGCCTTCCACGAATGCGCCAAGCTGCGCGAGGACGCCTTCCAGCGCCAGCACTATGCCAACCGTCTGGCCCAGCTGGGACGCCACCAGGGCGTGACGGCCGAGCTTTACGATCCGTTGCGCCGGCTGGGCGAGCAGACCGCCGAGAGCTCCTCGCGCGAGCTGCAGCGCATCCTGCATGTGCTGCGCCACGGCCTGTTCCTGCTGCTGCGCTATCTGGAAGGGCAGGAGGACAACACCCATCTGGCCCGCTGGCTGGTCATGGAAGAGGCGCGGGCCCGGGCGGTCTTCGCCGATCTGTATGACGATCTGCTCTCCGCCCTGTACGGGAGCCGCCCCCAGCGTCTGTACATGCTGGCGGCCTGGGACCTGCTGGAGGCCGGCCGCAGCGAGGAGGCCCGCTGCATGCTGGAATGCGCCGCCCGGCTGGGACGCCTGGATGCCGAGAGCCTGACCCTGCTGCGGCAGCTGGAACAGCTGCAGGAAGAGGGACGGTGATGGCGGACGGCAAGCTCTCCTTTCCCCGTCTGCTGCTGAACCTGTCCTGCCTTGTGCTGGCGGCCGCGCTGCTGGCCGGCTGCGGCGGCAAGGACACGTCCTGGCGCAAGGGCGGCGTGCCGGGCTCCAGGCCCTATACCGTGCGCGGCAAGACCTATTATCCGCTCAAGTCGGCCCACGGCTTCGTGGAAGAGGGCGTGGCCTCCTGGTACGGTCCCGGCTTCCACGGCAAGAGGACGGCCAGCGGCGAGCGCTTCAACCAGTACAATATCAGCGCCGCGCACAAGATCCTGCCCCTGGGCACGGAAGTGCGCGTGACCAACCTGGAGAACCACCGTTCCCTCATCCTGCGCATCAATGACCGCGGGCCCTTCGTGGACGACCGTGTCATCGACCTTTCGCGCGGGGCCGCCCAGCGGCTGGGCGTCATCGGCAAGGGCACGGCGCGGGTGCGCATCCAGAGCCTGGGCGACGTGCCCCAGGTGGAGGACGGCGATGTGGTGCGCGGCACCTTCTTCGTCCAGATCGGTGCCTTCTCCAAGAAGGAGAACGCCCGGGGCCTCATCGAGCGGCTTACCGGCAGCGGCCACAAGGGCCGCATGATCTATGGCAGCAACAACCTCTGGAACGTGCAGGTGGGCCCGTGGGAAGATTCCCGCAAGGCCGACGAGATGATGCGCGTGCTGCGTGCCCTGTACCCCCACGCCTTCGTGGTGGGCGACGGCGGCGCGAGCTAGACGGCTGCCAGCTTGCAACATGTCGAACGGGCCGTTCCCTGCGGGGAACGGCCCGTTTTTTATGGGCATGGGGATGGCTTGTGAGGGGGAAAGGGCCTCCTTTTGGAAAAGGGGTCTCCCTTCCTCCCTCAAACTCCCCCCATCCTCCTTGAAACTTTTCTTTTGGGAGCATGGCCGGTCTCCATCGCTGTCCGGCAGGGACAGCACCGCGCAAGGTCCGGTGATTCGCTCCATAAGATTTTGCCGTTGGGCGACATGGCGGCTGTTTCCTGTCCGGTGAGGACAGGACGGGTACTGGTCATACGGGAACAGGATGCTGGACTGTTTCGCGGGAATGACTGGTCGCACGAAGCGCGCTGGGGAAGGAGGAGGGAGTTTGAGGGAGGGGTTCCCCCCTCCCTCAACACATCCTTTGGATCTAAAACAGCGACAGGTGCTCCCGCACGGCCCTGGTGTGGCGGGCCAGGGTGCTCCGGCGGCAGAAGCCACGCACCAGCGGCAGGAAGCTGGAGGGCTCCAGGGCCAGTTCCCGGCCGAAGAGGCGGCGCCCGGCGCTGTGGCTCACATACAGGGCGCGGGCAGCGCGGGTCAGGCCCACGTAGAACAGACGGCGTTCTTCTTCCAGACGGGCGGCCTGCGCGGCGGGGGACATGTCGTCGTCCGGGTTCTCCAGCAGCAGTTCCCGGCGCATGGGCAGCAGGCCCTCTTCCAGCCCGGGCAGGAACACGGCCTGGAATTCGAGGCCCTTGGAGGCGTGCAGGGTCAGGATCTGCACCTGTTCCGAGCGGGCGCGGATGAGTTCCGCCTCATGTTGCAGGCCCAGCTGCTGCACAAGGGCCTCCCACCGGCCGCAGTCCTGCCACGCACGGCAGAGCTGTTTCCAGGCCGTGCCCTGCCAGAGCGGGGCGGGCAGGCGGCTGTGCCCGGAAAGGCGGGCCTGCAGGGCCCGGGGATCGGGCAGGGGCGCGTCCGGGGCCAGATCCAGCGCCTGTTCCAGAATGGGCAGCAGATCGTCGTCCTCGGCCCCGTCACCGGCAGGGGCAGGTGCCTCGCCCTGGCCGCGGGCGATGGCCAGACGCAGCACGGCGGCGCAGAGCGGGTCCTGCCAGCAGTCTTCCTGCGCGGGCGCGGCGCAGGGGATGCCCTCCTGCTCCAGCGCGCGGCGGATGACCGGTATCTGGGCCTTGAGGCGCACCAGCACGGCCACGTCGCCCGGGGAAAGGGTCCCGGCCAGCTCGTCTTCCTGGGCGATCTGGTCCATGAGCGTGTGCGCCGTGGCCCCCAGCAGCCGGCGGATGCGGCCCGCGATCCAGCGGGCCTCGGCCTGCTGGTCAGGGGCGGAGAAAAGATGCAGGCGGGCCTGCTCCCCGCGCATGGCCTGCAGGGCGCCGCAATGCCCGCGGCCCTGCAGCAGGCTCTGGGCCATGTCCAGCACGCCCTGGCTGGCGCGGTAGCTCTGGCCCAGACGGCAGACGCGCAGGGAGGGCCAGATGGCGCGCAGGCTGTCTTCGCTCTGGCCGCTGGCGCCACGGAAGCCGTAGATGGCCTGGTCAGGGTCGCCGATGCCGAAAAAGCCGCTGCCGTCCTCGGGCAGCAGGGCGCGGATCAGACGCAGCTGCACCGGGGAAAGGTCCTGCACCTCGTCCACCAGCACATGCCGCCAGGGCAGGGCCGAAGTTCGACGGCAAGGCGTCGGCAGGGGGGCGGGGGCTGCCGTGGCGGCCACCATGCCCAGCAGGGACATCTGGCGCGGTACGGCGCGGCCCGTGTGCGGGGCCTCGTGGTGGTCGGGCGTCGTGACCGGCCCGCCGGAAGTCGCGGCAGGGGAAGGGCCCGTCCGGGCCGGACGGCGCCGTTCCGTCACAGCGGCGGCCAGCAGGGCCCGGCAGGCGGGCGGCAGCAGGCTGTGCTCCAGATCGGGCCGGATGTCCTCGCCCTGGCGGGCGCGCAGATGGAAAAGGAAGAATTCCAGCAGGTCGGCATAGTCCAGCAGCGGGCTCTGGCTGCGCACGGTACGGGCGGCCTGCCAGTCGGCCACGGCGGCGCGCAGGTCGCCGGGGAGCCCGCCGGCGGGCAGTCCCTGTTCACGGGCCCACTGCAGGCGCTCCCAAAGGCGGCGCAGGGCCTTGCGTTCCTCGCGGTTCTCCGGGTGTCCGGCATCCACGAACAGGGCCCTGGCCGCGTCTTCGGGCAGGAGCAGGGCCGAGGGCAGCTCGCGCTGCACCACGCTCCAGGCCAGGGCATGCAGGGTGTCGCAGCGGGGCAGGGCCGCGGGGGCCGCTCCATCCCCGGCCGGGGCCTGCAAACGCTGCCGCATCTCCTGCGCGGCGCGCCGGGTGAAGGTCACGGCCAGCAGCTGCGAGGCCGGCACGTCATGGGCCAGCAGATATTGCAGGCGGCCCACCAGCACGCGCGTCTTGCCCGCGCCGGGCCCGGCCAGCACCAGCACGGGCGTGCCCGTCTCCAGCCCGGCGGTCAGGGCCTCGGCCTGCGCCGGGGAAAAGCCGCCCAGCGTGCGCCCGTCGGGCGTGGCGGGCTCGGGCTCGCTTTCGGCAGGCGCGGCGCTGTCCTTTTTGCGGCGTACCCGGATGGCCGCCACGGTGGCGGCGGTCTCCTGCTCCGGGGCCTGCGGGGCGGGTTCCGCCACCTTTCTGGGCCGTCCGCGCTTGCGGGGCGCGGCACCGTCCAGCAGGCTGCGGCTGCGGGCCGGGCCCTGCCATTCCGCGGCTTCCTCGGGGCTGAAGACGCGCACCACGCCGTATTCGCCGTCATAGCCGCCCTTGCGGATGACCTGGCCCCGGCGCATGCGGGCCACGGCCTCGCCCAGCGGCTCCCAGTGGCGGCGCACCTGCTCCTCGTCCATGCGGCAGAGGATGTCCAGATCGGGCCCCAGCTCGCGCAGCAGGGCCGCGTACCTGTCCTGCACCTTGCGCGAGCCGCTGCCCACGCCCAGGATCTCGCCCACCAGTTCGGGCAGGGGGATCAGGGGCCGGGCCTCCGGCTCATGGGGCAGGCTGGCGGGGGCTTCTCGGTCGGCCAGCTCGCAGACGCGGTGCAGCACGCCGATGGTCAGGGGCTTGCCGCAGACCGGGCAGATGTTGTCCAGGGCCAGGGCCTCGCGCGGTTCCAGCACCACGCCGCAGGCCCGGTGGCCGTCCAGGTGGTATTTGCCCTCTTCGGGATAGAATTCCATGGTGCCCAGGAAGCGGCAGTCCCCGGGCTGCTGCTCGGGCGGCAGGCGGCGGGCCGCGGCCCGCAGGGCGGCGAAGATGCCGTCATAGGAGGGCGCGCCCGCGAAGAAGTTGGCCTCGCGGCCCAGGTTGGCCCCGGAGTGGGCGTCGGAATTGGAGATGAGCGCGTAACCGTCCAGCCGGCTGACCATGCGGTTCATGCCCGGGTCCGAGGAAAGGCCCGTCTCCAGCGCGAAGATGTGGGAGGAAAGATCGTCGAAGCAGTCCTCCAGCCGGTCGAAGCCGGACTTGGAGCCGAACAGGGCGAACCACGGCGTCCAGACATGGGCCGGGACGAGCACGGCCCCGGGGCAGACATCCAGCGTCATCTCCAGCAGGTCGCGGGAGTCCAGGCCCAGGATGGGACGGCCGTCGGAATGCAGGTTGCCCACCAGCTCCAGCCGCTGCGAGAGGCGGTCGGCATCGTCCAGCGTGGGCACGAAGATCAGGTTGTGGACTTTGCGCACCTTGCCCTGACGCTTGTAGATGGAGCTGATCTCGGTCTGGAGCAGGAAGAGCGGCCCGTCGGCGTCCGGCGGTGTCTTCCCCTGCAAGAAGTCCAGATCCTCGGCCGGGCCGGACAGGCGGTACAGGCCGCTGGCCTCGTCGCGCACCAGCTGCTGGCGCAGCTCGTCCCGCCATTGCGGGTGGGTGAAGTCGCCGGTGCCCAGCACGTTGATGCCCTTGCAGCGGGCCCAGGCCGCCAGATGCCGGGGCGAGAGCTGTTTGCTGGTGGCACGGGAAAAGCGGGAATGGATGTGCAGGTCGGCGATGAAAGTCATGGACAGGCTCCGCGATGTCAGGATGAGGAAACCGATATTGTTATGGAAAGCCGATCGCAAGGCAAGGGCGGCGCGCTCCTGCGGCCGGGCCTGTGTCCCGCAGGGGGGCTGCCTGCGGGCTGCCTTCAGGGGATAAGGACACTTCGGGGCGGCTGCCAGCCGCCACACGGGCCGCTGTCCGTCGTGACGCTCTGCTTTCGGAGATATGCCGGGCGTCAGCTTTTTTCCTCATGGCCCGCGCCCAGCCAGGGGCAGAAGGTCAGGGCCTCGCGGCTCCAGCCCTGTCCGTGGTGCAGGGGCAGGGGAGCCTCCAGCCGGCATTGGGCGGCGGCGTCCTTGCGCGCCAGCACCAGAACCCGTTTGGCGGGCTCCCCGGCGCGGGGGCAGAGGGGCAGGATGCGGCGGCAGCCCAGGCGCTCCCGCTCCAGCGTGGCGAGCAGGCGGGGCAGGTCATCCGCCGGGAAGATGCAGCAGAACAGGCCGTGATGGCGCAGCAGGCGCCGGGCCGCATGGCAGAACACGGCCAGCGGATCAGGCCTTCCTGCCTGTTTCCCGGAGCGTTGCCGGGCAAGGGGCGTACCGTCGGGCAGGGGCCCGGGGCCGCGCAGGGCGGCATCACGCCGGGCACTGGCCGAGGGGCGGCCGCTGTCCGCCAGGGCATAGGGCGGGTTGGCCAGGACGAGATGGAAGGCATTTTCGCCGCAGTCCCGCAAAAAATGCGTGTCGGCAAGGTCGCCCTGCCGGAAACGGCATACATCTCCCAGCCCCAGAAGGCGGACGTTTGCTGTGGCCGCAGCGCACAGGGCCGCGTCCTGCTCCAGGCCCAGGGCGTGCAGGAGCGGTACGTTTTTTCCCTGAGGGGATTCCTCCGTCGGCTGCCTGCAAACAGTCGCGGACTGCGGCTCTGCAAGCCGCACACCGGGGCACGGACGGGGGAGCCGTGCCTCCTGATGGCTGTGCCCTGCCATCTTCGTCGTGCCGGACGGCAGACGCAGGCACAGGCCCAGCAGGGCCGCTCCGCAGCCGCTGCCCAGTTCCGCCACCTGCCGGGGCGCCGTTCCCGGCAGGGAGGCGAGGCTTTCCGCCGCGAAGGCCGCCAGCAGCAGGGCGTCCGCGCCGAAACGGTAGCTGTCCTGCGGCTGGTGCAGGCCCCGGGGAAAGCGGGCGCGGGCGGTGGTGACGGCGGTATCGTTCATGGCGTGCGGCAGGAAAAAGCGGGTTATGTGTGGGGAGCGGAGAGCGCTGTGATGCCCGCAGGCTCCTCTCCGTAAGGGATGCGGCGCTTGCGGGCCGTCTTTTGATGACTTCCCGTGAATAATGAAAAAGCATCCCCACCTGAGGGGGCCATATGAAAAAAACAGGGCCATGCCTGCGGCATGGCCCTGTGATGCTTTACGGTTGCGCGGGAGACAGTACCGGAAAACATGCC
This is a stretch of genomic DNA from Desulfovibrio piger. It encodes these proteins:
- a CDS encoding dissimilatory sulfite reductase D family protein; the protein is MADEKDVVVDFLKSKSASKSKFYFKDFTDLFPDKGPREVKKILTKLVNEEVLEFWSSGSTTMYGLKGAGKQAHTEGED
- the dsrB gene encoding dissimilatory-type sulfite reductase subunit beta, with the protein product MAFISSGYNPAKPMEGRITDIGPHKYDEYFPPVIKKNFGKWLYHEILEPGVLMHVAEGGDKVYTVRVGGTRTMSITHIREICDIADKYCGGYLRWTTRNNIEFMVEDEATMKALRDDLNSRKFDGGSFKFPVGGTGAGISNMVHTQGWVHCHTPATDASGPVKCVMDAIFDDFKDMRLPAPVRIALACCINMCGAVHCSDIGLVGIHRKPPMIDHEWADQLCEIPLAVAACPTAAVRPTKVEHNGQKVNSIAIKEDRCMYCGNCYTMCPALPIADHEGDGIAIMVGGKVSNRISMPKFSKVVVGYIPNEPPRWPSLTKTVKHIVEVYAANANKYERLGDWAERIGWESFFKLTGLQFTHHLIDDFRDPAYYTWRQSTQFKF
- the dsrA gene encoding dissimilatory-type sulfite reductase subunit alpha, whose translation is MAKHATPLLDQLETGPWPSFVSDIKQEAAHRAANPDGLDYQIPADAPEDLLGVLELSYEEKETHWKHGGIVGVFGYGGGVIGRYCDQPEKFPGVAHFHTMRVAQPAAKYYHTKFLRDLCDIWDLRGSGMTNMHGSTGDIVLLGTQTPQLEEVFHDLTHKLHVDLGGSGSNLRTPEACLGQSRCEYACYNTQDMCYQLTQDYQDELHRPAFPYKFKFKFDGCPNGCVCAMARSDFAVVGTWKDDIKIDQDAVKAYVGGEFKPNAGAHAGRDWGKFDIQAEVVDRCPSKCMSWDGSKLSIKTADCVRCMHCINTMPRALHIGDERGASILVGAKAPVVDGAQMGSLLVPFISCEAPYDEIKEVIEKIWDWWMEEGKNRERVGETMKRLSFQKLLEVTDTEAAPYHVTAPRSNPYIFFKEEEVPGGWTRDLAEFRKRHQR
- a CDS encoding septal ring lytic transglycosylase RlpA family protein yields the protein MADGKLSFPRLLLNLSCLVLAAALLAGCGGKDTSWRKGGVPGSRPYTVRGKTYYPLKSAHGFVEEGVASWYGPGFHGKRTASGERFNQYNISAAHKILPLGTEVRVTNLENHRSLILRINDRGPFVDDRVIDLSRGAAQRLGVIGKGTARVRIQSLGDVPQVEDGDVVRGTFFVQIGAFSKKENARGLIERLTGSGHKGRMIYGSNNLWNVQVGPWEDSRKADEMMRVLRALYPHAFVVGDGGAS
- a CDS encoding UvrD-helicase domain-containing protein, giving the protein MTFIADLHIHSRFSRATSKQLSPRHLAAWARCKGINVLGTGDFTHPQWRDELRQQLVRDEASGLYRLSGPAEDLDFLQGKTPPDADGPLFLLQTEISSIYKRQGKVRKVHNLIFVPTLDDADRLSQRLELVGNLHSDGRPILGLDSRDLLEMTLDVCPGAVLVPAHVWTPWFALFGSKSGFDRLEDCFDDLSSHIFALETGLSSDPGMNRMVSRLDGYALISNSDAHSGANLGREANFFAGAPSYDGIFAALRAAARRLPPEQQPGDCRFLGTMEFYPEEGKYHLDGHRACGVVLEPREALALDNICPVCGKPLTIGVLHRVCELADREAPASLPHEPEARPLIPLPELVGEILGVGSGSRKVQDRYAALLRELGPDLDILCRMDEEQVRRHWEPLGEAVARMRRGQVIRKGGYDGEYGVVRVFSPEEAAEWQGPARSRSLLDGAAPRKRGRPRKVAEPAPQAPEQETAATVAAIRVRRKKDSAAPAESEPEPATPDGRTLGGFSPAQAEALTAGLETGTPVLVLAGPGAGKTRVLVGRLQYLLAHDVPASQLLAVTFTRRAAQEMRQRLQAPAGDGAAPAALPRCDTLHALAWSVVQRELPSALLLPEDAARALFVDAGHPENREERKALRRLWERLQWAREQGLPAGGLPGDLRAAVADWQAARTVRSQSPLLDYADLLEFFLFHLRARQGEDIRPDLEHSLLPPACRALLAAAVTERRRPARTGPSPAATSGGPVTTPDHHEAPHTGRAVPRQMSLLGMVAATAAPAPLPTPCRRTSALPWRHVLVDEVQDLSPVQLRLIRALLPEDGSGFFGIGDPDQAIYGFRGASGQSEDSLRAIWPSLRVCRLGQSYRASQGVLDMAQSLLQGRGHCGALQAMRGEQARLHLFSAPDQQAEARWIAGRIRRLLGATAHTLMDQIAQEDELAGTLSPGDVAVLVRLKAQIPVIRRALEQEGIPCAAPAQEDCWQDPLCAAVLRLAIARGQGEAPAPAGDGAEDDDLLPILEQALDLAPDAPLPDPRALQARLSGHSRLPAPLWQGTAWKQLCRAWQDCGRWEALVQQLGLQHEAELIRARSEQVQILTLHASKGLEFQAVFLPGLEEGLLPMRRELLLENPDDDMSPAAQAARLEEERRLFYVGLTRAARALYVSHSAGRRLFGRELALEPSSFLPLVRGFCRRSTLARHTRAVREHLSLF